Part of the Paludisphaera borealis genome, GACTGCGCCCAACGGCTCGAAGCGCGGCCGACGGGCGTCTGGCTGCCGTTCCTCGGCTACGCGCCGGGGCTGGAAACGGCGATGGCCGCCAGCGGCTTGCGGTTCTTCGGCGTCGCGGCCGACGTCTTCGTGCGGGGCACCGTTCTGCCGCCGGGACGAACCTCCGGCCCGCTCGTCACGCCGCCGGGCGTCGCGGCTTTCGGGGTCGAGCCAGGTCCAACGTCGCAGGCTTTCGACCCTCAGACCGGCTACGGCCGCGATCCCCGTTACGTCGATCCGGCCAAGGCGGTGCGGGCGGCGTTCGAGCATTCGAAACACTTCGTCGACGCCTGGCGCGACCAGGCGTTCTCCGCCCCCACGGGCGAGGACGCGCCGATCGAGCCGATCCGCGTGGTCGCGTTCTCGGCCCACGACCTCGCCCAGGGCTGGCAGTCTGGAGGGGCGGGGGAGTGGCTTTCGCAGGTTCTGGAGCGGCTGAAGTCCGTCGAGGGCGCCTCCGCGTCGTCACTCGATCGCTACCTGGCGCGAAACCCGGTCGGGCCGTTCGGCCGTCCCGGGGTCAGCCCTGGAGGAATGCTCGCCGCCCGGCCCGCCGATTCGGACCTGTTCGACCGCTGCCGGACCGCCGCCGACCTCTTGACCTTCATCCTCGAACAGCGCCGGACGTTCCGCTCCCTGGAGCGGCGGACGACCGCCTGGATGATCCGCTGCCTGCTGCGGGCGCAGCAAGTCGACTGGTCGCTGCCGTTCGGCCGCGGCGTCGGACCCGACGTCGGTCTGGAGCGTGCGCGACGGCACCTCGCGATGTTCCACGAGCTGGCCGGCGGCCTCATGGCCGGCAGGCCCGACGCGCGCCGGCTCGACCGGCTCGACCGTGGACCGTCCTATCTGCCGGAGATCGACCTCGCCATTCCAGCCGGCGACTGAGAGGTCGGGTCAATCAGCCCAAGACCACCATTCCCAGGCCGCACTGGATCGGCCAGGCGATCGCCAGGATCAAGCCGACGCGACTGGTCCATGGGCCGGCCTCGACCTCCTCGGCCTGTTCCGGGGGGACCATGACCCAGGTCGACCAGACTTCGACGACGGCGATCAGCGAGGCGACGGCCAGCCCCCCCATGAGCGTGATCGAGACGAGTGCGTCGCGGCGGTCGCCCAGCGAGAGCGATTGGAGGACGGCGGTCAGCAGCCAGGGGAGCCCCAGCAACGCCCACAGGCGGTCGCCGATGGCGGGATAGCCGGGGGGCCGGCGGATGTAGCGGCGGGCGACGTACAGGAACGGCCCCGTGGCGGTTACGGCCAGCCAGGTGAAGGTCAGAACCATCATCGCCCAGCCGGCGATCGACAACCCGCTCCGCATCACCCGCAGGACGTGAAGCGAGGCGATCGCCGAGCCCATCACCAGCGCCGCGCCGTCCAGCACGGTGAACCGGCCTCTCTGCTCTCTCGAATCCATGCAACTTCATCCTGTGCCGACGGCAACGGTCGACCTATCTTTTTCGATGCGAAACGTGGCTGCACTCGGCCTTGGATTTGCCGGAACCGCGCGTAATATCGTACAATAAGCTGATACTTCGGATTTTCAAAACGTACAGTAAGAATCTGGCGAATCGGACGACGTGCGCGACCGGGCCTTGGCTTGATCTCTCCGACGGTCTCTCCTGGTGTTTTCCCTCCGCAACTACGCACGCCGCGCCGCTTTCGAATATTCTCGCGGGGTGTTTGTCATGGCGTTGCCCAAAGTGGTGATCGTGGGCCGACCGAACGTCGGCAAATCGTCCCTGTTCAACTGGATGGCAGGACGCCGGATCGCCATTGTGGACGATGTGGCCGGAGTCACCCGCGACCGTGTCGGCGCGCTGGTGCAGCTCGGCGACGACGACCACGCGCGGTTTTTCGAGTTGATCGACACCGGCGGCATCGGCATGGTCGACCGCGACGACCTCAGCGAGGACGTCGAGCGGCAGATCGACACCGCGATGAACGAGGCCGACCTGATCCTCTTCGTCGTCGACATCCGCGAGGAGCTGATGCCGCTCGACCAGGAGGTCGCCCAGCGGCTCCGCTACCTGAAGACGCCGGTGATCCTGGTCATGAACAAGGCCGACTACCCCGGCATCGACGACCGCGGCGGCGAGTTCTACAAACTCGGCCGCGGCAAGCCGGTGGCGGTCTCGGCCCAGCAGAACCGCAACAAGAAGCAGCTCCTCAAGCTGATCCAGGAACTGCTCCCCTGGGAGCAGCCCGATCGGCCGGCCGAAGCCGTGATGAAGGTCGCCTGCGTGGGCCGGCCGAACACCGGGAAATCGACGTTCATCAACATGCTGGCCCACGCCGAGCGGATGATCGTCTCGGAACGTCCCGGCACCACCCGCGACTCGGTCGACGTCCATTTCGAGCTCGACGACCTGCCGTTCCTGGCGATCGACACGGCGGGCGTCAAGCGCAAGGCCAAGATCAACGACAACCTCGACTTCTACTCGGTCCACCGGGCCGAGCGGTCGATCCGCCGCGCCGACGTCGTGTTGCTGTTCCTCGACCCGACCCAGGGGATCACCCGGCTCGACAAGCAGCTCGCCGACTACATCGCCAAGGAATACAAGCCCTGCATCTTCGTGGTCAACAAGTGGGACCTGATGGTCGCCGACGTGAGCGACGAATCGCAGGGCAACATGGGCAAGTTCGCCCACGTGGTCCAGCACGCGTTCCGGAACATGAGCTACATGCCCCTGGCGTTCATCACGGCGAAGACCGGCCGGAACGTCAAGGCGCTGCTCAACCTCTCGCAATCGCTGTTCAAGCAGGCCAACCGTCGAATCAGCACCGGGAGCCTGAACCGGATTCTTCGCGAGGCCGTGGCGGCCCATCCGCCGGCCACGCGTGACAACCGCTCGCCGCGGATCTACTACGCCACCCAGGTCGGTTCGGCCCCGCCGACCATTGTCCTCTTCGTCAACAGCACGCGACTCTTCGATCCGACTTACCAGCGCTACCTCCTGAACGTGTTCCGCGAAAAGCTGCCGTTCCGCGACATCCCCATCAAGCTCTACATGCGCGCCCGAACGCAGACCGCGCCGGACGAGCGAGGGGCCGCGCGGGCCGAGCGCCGACTCGGGGAAGGCGTGGTCGGCGGCGACGACGATTGGGACGGTTTCGACGACGACTTCACGGACGAAATGGCGACGCCCAGCAGGGGCGCCCGCGGCGAGGTCGAGGACGTCCGGTACATCAACCGCGAAGTCAACGAACTGCTCTCCGACCTCGACTCCTGAGCCGACCGGCTCGGAGCCGAGGGGGTGGCCCGCTTCCTTCGTTCTGCACCGGGCCGAACATGGCGTGACGACCTGCGGGGCGTTAAGATCCGGTAAGTCCCGCCTTCGGCAGACGGCCGCGCCGCTCGCGCGCCGTCCCGATGGCGCCTCTCGCCTGGAGACCTCACCGCCATGAACACGACTCACCGACGTGGATTCCTGGGACGCATGATGTTGGCCGCGGCGGGCCCGACGCTCGCCGGGTCTTCCACCGCCTGGGCGATTCCGCCGATCGCTCACAGGCGGCCCAGCCACCTCAAGCTGAGCGTCGCCGCCTACTCGTATCGCCAGTACCTGACCGCCAAGCCGCCGAAGATGGACCTGTTCGGGTTCGTCGACCTGGCGGCCGACCTGGGATTCGACGCCGTCGAGCCGACCTCGTACTACTTCCCCGCCGACGTCGACGCCGCGTACCTCGCCCGGTTCAAGCAGCACGCGTTCCTCGCGGGCCTCGACGTCTCGGGAACGGCGATCGGCAACAACTTCTGCCTGCCGCCGGGGGAGAAGCGCGACAAGGAGCTGGCCCACACGCGGCTCTGGGTCGACCGCGCCGCGGCGATCGGCGCCCCGGTCATCCGGATCTTCGCCGGCAACGTCCCCAAGGACGCCAAGGAGGAAGACGCGTTCAGGTGGGCCGTCGAGGGGATTCGCGCGTCGCTGCCGTACGCGGCCGAGCGCGGCGTCGTCCTGGCGCTCGAAAACCACGGCGGAATCACGGCGACCCCGGCGCAGCTCTTGAAGCTGGTCGAAGCCGTCGACGCCCCGAATTTCGGCGTCAACCTCGACACCG contains:
- the der gene encoding ribosome biogenesis GTPase Der, with amino-acid sequence MALPKVVIVGRPNVGKSSLFNWMAGRRIAIVDDVAGVTRDRVGALVQLGDDDHARFFELIDTGGIGMVDRDDLSEDVERQIDTAMNEADLILFVVDIREELMPLDQEVAQRLRYLKTPVILVMNKADYPGIDDRGGEFYKLGRGKPVAVSAQQNRNKKQLLKLIQELLPWEQPDRPAEAVMKVACVGRPNTGKSTFINMLAHAERMIVSERPGTTRDSVDVHFELDDLPFLAIDTAGVKRKAKINDNLDFYSVHRAERSIRRADVVLLFLDPTQGITRLDKQLADYIAKEYKPCIFVVNKWDLMVADVSDESQGNMGKFAHVVQHAFRNMSYMPLAFITAKTGRNVKALLNLSQSLFKQANRRISTGSLNRILREAVAAHPPATRDNRSPRIYYATQVGSAPPTIVLFVNSTRLFDPTYQRYLLNVFREKLPFRDIPIKLYMRARTQTAPDERGAARAERRLGEGVVGGDDDWDGFDDDFTDEMATPSRGARGEVEDVRYINREVNELLSDLDS
- a CDS encoding sugar phosphate isomerase/epimerase family protein, producing the protein MNTTHRRGFLGRMMLAAAGPTLAGSSTAWAIPPIAHRRPSHLKLSVAAYSYRQYLTAKPPKMDLFGFVDLAADLGFDAVEPTSYYFPADVDAAYLARFKQHAFLAGLDVSGTAIGNNFCLPPGEKRDKELAHTRLWVDRAAAIGAPVIRIFAGNVPKDAKEEDAFRWAVEGIRASLPYAAERGVVLALENHGGITATPAQLLKLVEAVDAPNFGVNLDTGNFHGEDPYAEFAEIAPYAVNVQVKTEILRKGASTKEEADLRRIINILERAQYSGYVVLEYEAEEDPLTAIPRYARQLRDLI
- a CDS encoding 1,4-alpha-glucan branching protein domain-containing protein, whose amino-acid sequence is MPCLALVLELHHPLPDSGAAVGADWARASIETYWPILRALHRFAENPGGSSLTLAVSPSWMALAADPTAQARVRVELDARAKLDTVDPSLHRFIATTCEGDALRSLRRWNAAGAIDVIPTSASHTWLPSVAQDPIIARAQIGLAAADCAQRLEARPTGVWLPFLGYAPGLETAMAASGLRFFGVAADVFVRGTVLPPGRTSGPLVTPPGVAAFGVEPGPTSQAFDPQTGYGRDPRYVDPAKAVRAAFEHSKHFVDAWRDQAFSAPTGEDAPIEPIRVVAFSAHDLAQGWQSGGAGEWLSQVLERLKSVEGASASSLDRYLARNPVGPFGRPGVSPGGMLAARPADSDLFDRCRTAADLLTFILEQRRTFRSLERRTTAWMIRCLLRAQQVDWSLPFGRGVGPDVGLERARRHLAMFHELAGGLMAGRPDARRLDRLDRGPSYLPEIDLAIPAGD